From a single Phalacrocorax aristotelis chromosome 1, bGulAri2.1, whole genome shotgun sequence genomic region:
- the EMG1 gene encoding ribosomal RNA small subunit methyltransferase NEP1, which produces MAAPRRPREEEAAEEVEDASLQAKRLRGPRRLLVVLEGASLETVKVGKTFELLNCDKHKALLLRNGRDPGEVRPDITHQSLLMLMDSPLNRAGLLQVYIHTQKNVLIEVNPQTRIPRTFDRFCGLMVQLLHKLSVRAADGPQKLLKVIKNPVSDHLPVGCMKIGTSFAVPKVSDLRELVPRAEPVAIVVGAFAHGSVNVDYTEKMVSISNYPLSAALTCAKITTAFEEVWGVV; this is translated from the exons ATGGCGGCGCCCAGGCGGCCTCGTGAGGAGGAGGCGGCAGAAGAGGTTGAAGATGCTTCGCTACAGGCGAAGCGGCTCCGTGGACCGCGGCGGCTCTTGGTGGTGCTGGAGGGGGCGAGTCTGGAGACCGTGAAg GTGGGGAAGACGTTCGAGCTCCTCAACTGCGACAAGCACAAGGCGCTGCTGCTGCGGAACGGCCGGGACCCCGGGGAGGTGCGGCCCGACATCACCCACCAG agTCTGCTGATGCTCATGGACAGCCCTCTGAATCGGGCTGGTCTCCTGCAGGTTTATATCCATACACAGAAGAATGTTCTAATTGAAGTCAATCCCCAAACCAGAATCCCAAGAACTTTTGATCGATTCTGTGGTCTTATGG TTCAGTTGCTGCATAAGCTCAGTGTTCGAGCAGCTGATGGGCCTCAGAAATTGTTGAAG GTGATTAAAAATCCAGTCAGTGATCATCTCCCTGTGGGCTGTATGAAGATAGGTACCTCTTTTGCAGTTCCAAAGGTGTCGGATCTGCGTGAGCTGGTTCCTAGAGCAGAGCCAGTTGCCATTGTTGTGGGAGCTTTTGCCCACGGTTCG GTCAATGTTGACTACACAGAAAAGATGGTCTCCATCAGCAACtatcccctctctgctgccctgACATGTGCTAAAATTACTACTGCCTTTGAGGAAGTTTGGGGAGTAGTAtga